In Pyrus communis chromosome 1, drPyrComm1.1, whole genome shotgun sequence, the following are encoded in one genomic region:
- the LOC137749264 gene encoding thylakoid lumenal 29 kDa protein, chloroplastic, whose protein sequence is MAVSFLSTVPSFLPLPPATLNAPKYPILSVKIHCNKIEADAAKENRFHRRDILKCVGATIGVEMVRSSGTFVEVAEAADLIQRRQRSEFLSSIKDTLFKAIKENRELIPSLLTLALNDAVTYDKASKSGGPNGSIRFSSEISRPENKGLAAALNLIEEAKKEIDSNSKGGPISYADLIQLAAQSATKQTFLAAAIRKCGGNEEKGNLLYTAYGSNGQWGLFERNFGRTDTQEPDPEGRVPQWDKASVQESKDKFSALGFGPRQLAVMSAFLGPDQIATETLLAADPEVFPWVQKYQRSRETVSETDYEVDLITTFTKLSTLGQQINYEAYTYPVQKIDLSKLKL, encoded by the exons ATGGCGGTGTCCTTCCTCTCAACTGTCCCTTCATTTCTTCCACTTCCTCCTGCCACTCTCAACGCCCCGAAATACCCAATTCTTTCT GTTAAAATACATTGTAACAAAATTGAAGCTGATGCTGCTAAAGAGAACAGATTTCATAGGAGGGACATTCTCAAATGCGTTGGCGCCACCATTGGCGTG GAAATGGTAAGAAGCTCAGGAACATTTGTTGAAGTAGCCGAGGCTGCTGATCTGATACAGCGCAGACAgcgttctgaatttcttt CAAGTATCAAGGACACCCTCTTTAAAGCTATAAAG GAAAATCGGGAACTTATCCCATCCTTACTAACTTTGGCACTGAATGATGCCGTCACTTATGATAAG GCTTCAAAATCGGGGGGCCCGAATGGATCAATCAGATTCAG ctCAGAGATAAGCAGACCTGAAAACAAGGGGCTTGCTGCTGCTTTGAATTTAATAGAAGAAGCAAAGAAGGAAATCGATTCTAATTCGAAGGGTGGACCCATTTCGTATGCTGATCTGATCCAGTTAGCAG CACAAAGTGCTACTAAGCAAACTTTTCTCGCTGCTGCAATTCGCAAATGCGGAGGGAATGAAGAGAAGGGAAATTTATTATACACCGCATATGGTTCGAATGGTCAG TGGGGCTTGTTTGAGAGGAATTTTGGAAGAACAGATACGCAGGAGCCAGATCCAGAGGGAAGAGTTCCCCAGTGGGACAAAGCAAGTGTCCAGGAATCGAAAGACAAGTTCTCTGCCCTTGGCTTCGGCCCCCGCCAG CTAGCAGTTATGTCTGCATTCTTGGGTCCTGATCAAATAGCCACAGAAACCCTATTAGCCGCTGATCCGGAAGTTTTTCCGTGGGTTCAGAAATACCAACGCAGCCGCGAAACAGTATCAGAAACAGATTATGAG GTTGATCTGATAACTACTTTCACAAAACTGAGCACTTTGGGCCAACAAATCAATTATGAAGCCTATACATATCCAGTACAAAAGATTGATTTAAGCAAACTcaaattgtag